Within the Epinephelus lanceolatus isolate andai-2023 chromosome 22, ASM4190304v1, whole genome shotgun sequence genome, the region GATTTCAGTGAGTGAACATTTTATTTAGGCTATAGATTAGGGTTGGGAATCACCAAAGGCTCCACCATATCATATTATCAGTATATTTAGGCCTAGTCattatacaatattattgcaactTTAAACATTTTGCAATACGATAAGTATTGCGATAACATATTTAGCAATTTAATaccttttttaaactgtaaattatgtcccttTTAtccaataagataaagttttcagtctgtttatctcacttcagttatttttattgcaacaaTAAGTAAGATATCTAGTGAAAAGTAAAgaatattcatttcattattctAGTGGGCTACCAAAAGTTAAATtttatttgcaatattaatatTTCACAGACAAAAAATGGATAGGCTGCTTGGCATCTGTGTATCAGTACGATATTGCCACGGGAAGAAAAATAGATACATCATAGTATCGCGATCATTTTGCGTGGcgtgtcatttattttcatgatttgttTTAATATGAACATGAAGTAAAATAtgctacttctactactactactactaacaataataataataacaataatgtctTAAACGTTTCTGCTTGAattttggacaaaaaaagataaaaaatttAAGCTTATTTCTCTTCAGTCTATCATAAATTTAaatacattacacacacacataatatccCGATTAATTCACAAGAATATATCTTAAACATTTATCAAATTCATTTATCAAAAGTGATCTGATTATGAGCCACAGGCATAATGAATATTTGGTCTCATTCCTTTTTTCCCTCTATGTCTATTCAACTCAAAACATGACTTGTGCAGGCATATGTAATATATTTCCACTttgtaaacatttaataaagagaaaaaagaaccTCGGACTTTGGCAGTGTGACATTTGTGCTTATTCCTTAACATTATAGACTATTTCCTCCTGGATGACaagtaatattttatttattttacactagtctagtgttgttttattatatGGGTAGCATCAGAGTGGGTGTTATGACTCTAACATTACCTTTTACAATCCACTAGAGGGAGCAAAATCCATGTCTTAATTCTCTGTCTCACTCATCCCACTCTGTATCTATTCAACATTAGTGCTTCATCAGTGTTCAAATCTCCCGAAAGCTCTTTATTTTGCCTTCAGTGTAGAAGCAAAATTTTGTATTCATATATCACTATATTAAAGagaatcatattttatttaGAACCAGACTGTCGCACTTATGAAGGTCACATTGCTCAAATTAATCAGCATGTTCTGTTGAAAGGAGGCCAATGGAGAGATATCTATAGaacaatatattaaaaattTATTGGAAATTCTCCACATATTAGAGGTTAATTGGTACAAATAGCTACCACATTCGACTACTAGTGGCCTAATAAAAGAGTTTAGTATATCATTATGCTTCGTAGAGGCCACTGTGTCTCTTTCATTTTGCAGACAATTTTGCCCTTCACCCACATTGCGTTTTCTTTTCACGTAATTTGGACCCAAACACATCCACCAGAAGCAATCCACATGAGTCCACATGTTGAACATCCGTACTTTCATGGTCTATGCAGGACAGCTGTGAGAGGAGATGGACATGTGTTTGATGGCTAAATCCAGGTCCAAATCCTTCCCCTGGACCTGGATCTTCTCCAGACACCCTGTCAAGAACTGTGAGCCGtcttcctcatcctcacctGAAAAGTGAAAGAAGAGGAATAAGAAAACAGGGGTGACCTTAATTGCACTCCACTGTGCTCCTTGTCCAGTCTAAACAGTGGACAGTTTTGTGACACACTGCACATCATCGCTGTTTAATCTCACCTAGGAGACCTCCAACAGCGAGATGACCCTCTCTCCATGTGGTCAAGTAACCGGGGTGGCTCACTGGGCTGATAGGTAACGTAGTAGTCTTTGATTCATCTTCATCTTGAAGCACTTGCAGCAAATCTGTCTCAAAGGTTATCACCAGCCTCTTGAAAGTATCTTTCATACTTATTTTTTCTTCACCAAAAGTGACCATGACCTCCTGCAAATTCAAGAGAGAGGCAGCAGAAACAACTTGACATAACTCTGTGGATGAATTCACAGCGGCCatcaatctgtgtgtgtgtgtgtgtgtgtgtgtgtgtgtgtgtgtgatggggaTTGCATGACGCAAATGTTCATGTAAGCCACCAGTACACTGCCATGAGCGGTTTTAACAGATGCTAGGAATTATTAGCAAATTCACTTTGGCTGATGTCTGATTTATGTGCATACCTTTGTGTTATTATTGGCCACTAAAGAGAACATCAGCTCCTGCCCAGGAGCCTTGATGCTCAAAATGGTTCCATCCATCTTACTGAAATCTCCCCACAATTCAGTCTTGACCCCATGATCTGCCTCAAAGGGGAAAACTGCAGAGGACAAAAGAATAACTCAGACAAATTAATAGAATATGAATACAGTATATTATAAATACAAGTATATTTCTACAGGAGATGCTATGTCATGCAAGAATGCATCATCTAGGCCTGATGGAAAGCTTGTTATTACATGAAGGAGTGTTAGCGCTTGTCCGTGTCTTGTATAATAGAACCCAATTTTTCCACCTGAGGTGTTAAAAATGGCGAATCCAGTGCCAGGGAAGAAGCTGCCAGGTTGGACATTTTGATAGCAAGGCCAGAGCTCCTCCGCCTCTGCCTCCCAGGAGATGCTGAGGTTTAGCCAGCTGCCTTCCCGCACACATCCATCCATGTGTGGCTCGAACTACAGCAAAGAACGCAACAGTGCATTTAGTGGAATGAACTGCGTGACAAACAGCGAGCGGAGGGGCGGGAGTATAAAGCATTTTAAacattcattattgtttatgGTTATTTTTCAGTGTACTTTGTCAAGGATATATGTAATGGGGGGATTAGGGGTCCTACCCCTGGAAAtgttgagcatcaaacacatcatttcctgcattctggtgaatatTTTGACACTTAACGAATGCACATGTTCTTGATATTGAGGAGGATGTGTCCCCTGCCtcccttcaaaaaaaaaaaatgtatgcctATGCGCATGTCATACATATGTCACAGTCCTGTTACAAAGTgcataaacaacaaaaattcAACATAAACTCCCCCTGTCTACACCTTACTGgtggaaaacaaaacagtttgatTTAGAGACCCATTTCACGGTAGTATCTCTCTTTTATTACCAAAGACGGCTGGCCAAATAATAAGTCATGTCGCAGGCCCCAAACAGTGTGTGTACAATTTTTAAACACCAACAGAAAAGTAATTTCTCCGGTGTTAGTCCCCCAGAATAAGCAGCAAAAGCTCTTTTGTTGACGAATGATTTTGAATTACTTTCTTTATACTCCAGGCATGTGTGACTGTAAAAAATACTCCCGGCAAGCTTTATTTTCCTCTTGAGCtttaaagtccagtgtgtaggattttgggggatatacagtgccctccaaaagtattggaacagtgagtccaattcgtttacttttgttgtagactgaaaacatttgggtttgacatcaaaagatgaatatgagacaagagatcaacatttcagcttttatttccaggtatttacatctgcatctgatacacaacttagaagatagcattatttgtaatggaacacaaaatttttaggtgagcaaaagtattggaacatataaacttacaatagattaaagtgaatgagacttaatatttagttgcaaatcctttgctttcaataactgcatcaagcctgtgacccactgacatcaccaaacttttgcattcttcttttgtgatgctgttccaggctttcactgcagcctctttcagttgttgtttgttttggggggttactcccttcagtctcctcttcagcaggtaaaatgaatgctctattgggtttaagtctggagactgacttggccagtctaaaaccttccaattcttgcccctgatgaactcctttgttgttttggcagtgtgttttgggtcgttatcttgctgcatgatgaaggatctcccaatcagtttggttgcatctttctttaaattagcagacaaaatgtttctgtagacttctgagttcattttgctgctgccatcatgtgttacatcatcaatgaagatgaaagagcccgtcccagaaaaagccatgcaagcccaagccatgacattacctccaccgtgtttcacagatgagctggtatgtttgggatcatgagcagatcctttctttctccaaactttcgcctttccatcactttggaaaaagttaatctttgtctcctcagtccataaaactttttcccagaatttttgaggctcatctctgtaccttttggcaaattccagcctggccttcctattcttcttgctaatgagtggtttgcatcatctggtgtagcctctgtacttttgttcatgaagtcttctgcgaacagtagattgtgataccttcattcctgccctctggaggttgttgctgatgtcactaacagttgttttagggtctttctttacagctctcacaatgtttctgtcatcaactgctgatgttttccttggtctacctgtgcgacgtctgttgcttagtacaccagtggtttgtttcttcttcaggacattccaaatggttgtactggctatggccaatgtttgtacAATGgttctgattgattgtccatcttctctcagattcacaattgcttctttttcacccatagacagctctctggttttcatgttggttccacctctaaatgcagtctgcacaggcaaaacctatcgtacccaatctgaaactgagctcagacattcagtgctatttattgtttgaataatcaatgtaattgggagacacctgggcaacaaaacacacctgtcagtcacatgttccaatacttttgctctcatgaaaaatggttgggttaaaaaaaaaggtgctatcttctaagttgtgtatcagatccagatgtaaatacctggaaataaaagctgaaatgttgatctcttgtcccatgttcatcttttgatgtcaaacccaaatattttcagtctacaacaaaaataaaggaattggcctcactgttccaatacttttggagggcactgtatttacagaaatggaatataataattatgtaagctttctttagtgtttaatcacctgagaataagaatctttgtgttttcgttaccttacaatgaggcatttatttctacatagggagcaggtccttgtgtatggagatcaccatgttgcacagccaagtttctacagtagcccagaatggacaaaccactggctccagataggagCATTTGCAGTCAGCAACCTCTCCGCGACGGGAGCATCTTCAGTGTTTTTGCCTGTTTAAATTACCagatcagtttgttttggagaggtggagacctctgtggataatgtgggtcacagtaaaaacctcctgaacatctggatcagaaataaggtgagcacacatttgcaggtgctgggctagagGCCCGTAACAGGcaaggagaaacactgatttttgtaacatgaaaacagctttattcagtgtttttaccgatttaaatcacctggtccttttgttttaaagaggaagagacctctgccgaAAATGtagctctgaaaaaaaaaaacctgaacaatgaacactgaaggaatcctaaccagtttcagctggttgcaatatgcaatcctcaccactagatgtcaataaatccccctaaatcttacacaatgGACCTTTAAATTGTATCACACAGTCTTTTTCAGtggatggatttttttgccCAGATGTCATGGGATGGATCTAGCTCAGTAACTGTGAAAACTTCCTCAACTTCATGACAAGCGCATGTTCACTTTCTGGCTGTTGCTGAAAGTtgttatgggaaatgtaggaattCATTATATGAAGCAGAAGTATGTGCTGTAGGAGAAGCAGGTTGATAAAAAGCAGACTAAAAAAAATTACCAATAACTTGTGTAGTGTATTGaacaaaacagataaaagaCAAATGTAAAGTAATGTCAAGTATCACAGGGTGGATTAGCACACTATACCTGAACAATCATCTTTTCCTTGTTGATCAGGATCCCGCCAACAGCCAGCCGGAGTTCACCTGAGAGGACTTCCTCTGTCTGTTTGGACTGCATGCCCACCACCAGCCTATTGGCACCGTCCACCTCCAGAACCACAAACATGTCGTGGTTGCTCACCTCCAGCTTGGTGGCACCAGGAGCACAAGAAGAATGCAGATTAAAGTTAGGAGGAAATTTCACTTGTCTCCAGtggaaaataacattttttctaGTGTCATTTCAAGACATTGATTCGCAGAGAAAATCAAACGACGCTGGAGACTCACTATGTGCCATTTTCCATCATTGATCTTGGGGCCACCTTCCACACTGACAAGGATGTCCCCTCTGCTGATCTGCATTAGAGGTAGGCCATCCTTCAGGGACAAAATAAACCAGTCCTCCCCGTTTTTGGTGTCTCCATAGAAAACGACACCTTCTGGATCAAATGTCCGTAACTGAAAGGATGACTTGATACTGCAGAAACAGAAGAGAACCCAGAGCAGAGTAGTGTTAAAAGAAAGGGAATGTTGctttataaatattaaaactgacaaacaatattttattttttacccaGACCAGTGCCACTGACATAGGAGTAAAGGCAGTGATACTTCTAGGGGCCTTCAGTTGGAAAAAGGCAATATAATAAAGGGTTATATAATATTTATGTAATCAAAAATAAGGGAGCCAGGGTCAACAATCTTCCAGCGGGTCCAGAATTCCTAACTATATCCTGTACTTGCTTACCCATATACTTCTACAAAGTGCTTGCTCTGAGAGTTTTCTGTCAAATTAAACCAGTTTCCGATTTCAAATATGCAGGATCCTTTTTGCCTCTTTGACCACAGTATTTCAGCAAGCGGTTGCTGTGAAGCATTCATGGTGCAGTCTTCTGCTCCTGCTGCCATACCTGCTGATCACAGTGAGGTTTATTGTTGTGTGGATCAGTGGCCTCCAGATGTCTCTGTCCTGGCCAAGGTAGACAGTCGCCCCGCCTGGTACTTCTTTCTGGAAGACACAATGTTCGTAAGGCACGCTTATAACATTAAATCATTACTTCAGCCCTTCTTCTAGCACAGCTCATATTCATTAAACCCTGCCTTAGTATTTTCTTGTCAGATATCTTGATTGGTCAGCGGTTGAAGCCAGGAGTGATGATTTTCATTCAGTTATTGATTCCACTTAATGATCTTTTAACAAGGGGAGTACAAGTGGTAATGAAGTGCAAAATCAATGTCAAGTCATTGACAAGAGAGCCATATGGCATCCAACTACAGTATATCAATATACAGCGGCTATCAAGAAACTAATGGGGGAAAGAATCCTTCAATGGGGTAAAAACAGCCGCTGGTGTTGCAGTAATGCTGCTTATTTGTCCTCCCACAAACTGAGCAAAGTCCTAAGTCTAAATAAACTATTATTAGGGCATGCAGGGATATCCCGCTACAACTGGCATCTGAAGTGCATACAGTATGAgttgattcttttttttctttttactttttactggTTAATCAGTGTTGGGGCAGATACTTTGAAAGCATAGCTTTTCAAGCTTCCAATTACTTTTGGAAGAAGCTAAACTACATAGCAAAGATGTGTGGGGGGGGATTCAGGTTGCTTTAGTATTCAGAGAAAGTAGTTCAAACTACTttgtaaaaaattaaattataataaaatatgaTACAAAAGACACATGCCAGTGAAAAGTACCCATTTTTTCTCAAGTCATACATAGgtcctaaaataaaataccccACTATTCATGGGGAAGTGCATGAAATGTCTTCACGCTGTGGTGTTGTGAACAATGTCCATCAGTCAGACACCTGCCTTCAGAAACTAGAGTCCAGGTGGGGGAACTGCACGAAGCAGCATTACTCAGTTCGCCAGGTAACTTCTAAAACATCATCCAAAGACTTCCCCGCTACTAATAATCAATACTTCTGATGGGTAGActactgaggaggaagtgggtgcACTCTCCTATAAATTACAATAGCTTTTTGGCTGAGAGGTGGGAGataaagaggtgggtataccctgtATACCCGTGTCAACCTTCCGCTACACCACAGGGTTTCAATAACAGTAATTACAGAGGCAATGgtgaatcaaaaacaaaaatcattgggactttattgtcgtcttgtttgaggacattgtgacTTACTATCATTGACAATGATTGGTTCTTTACACTTATCAGGTCCTGCTAAGCCCAGATatctaggagaaattaaaattgcataccaaacaaaagtttgggtctcaggaggttaaaatGCTGTAGTTACAAAAAAGTGGAGCTACCAATAGAAACAACttgatcattttatttaaacaacAACCAGAAAACATGATCATTTAATTAAATAACTGCCCATTTTACAAACCAAGCAACATTTTTATGCACTGTACCAGTAGGAATGTCTaatatttttgccactgaccattcaaaataataatacaaaataaaaaattagcCAGCTATCATCACTCATCACAGACTTTCAAATTTTATATCAAAATGTAGCTGATTCCTTTGTCTATTAACTagaactctctctctctatctaacACAGTTTTACAATACATTTAGCCCAAGGACcactttttttacttttgatactatGAACTGAAATGTTGccctcaacaacaaaaaaaaaaaaatagtgactTTCAGATGTTTTAACATAGTAGGTGAGTGCAGGTGAAGAAACATTTTGATGTTACATTTATGTTTCAGTGACCTTCAAAAGACCAGAAAATAGCTGTGTCCCAACCAACCCCAGTTTCCACAAGGCAAAAACAATATCACAGGAACTATTTACGCTCAGAGATTTAGGGATTTTAACGCTACAAAATGCACATAGACAATTTATAGACCGTAACTACATAAGAATttctactttaaaaaaaaaaaaaaagtgtttcttcATCTGTTTATACGGTCAAAGCTCTTTATCAGATTGAGATCGATgagagtatttttaaaaaaacaaacatataaacCAGTGAACTTCTCATTCAAAGCATTATAATCATGGCACTGCCTGTGTGAACATACCTTACCCCGTCCGTTCCCCTGCCCCTCAACTCCCCATCCTGGCAGAGTGAGGCCCAAAGTGAGCAGCAGTCCACCTGCCATTGCTTTCCAAAACACAGCCATCCTTCAGTGCATTCACCCACCAAGGCCTCCCAGTGCGCACTCTCCTCAGCCCTTGGGTGGTCTGCTGACTTCAAGCTACCCTGAGGTGTCGGTGGTGGGACAGGGAGCAGAGAGACTCTGCGACGGTGTGTGAAGCGTGGGTGTCTGCTGGCACTCGGTCCTGGGGTCCAGAGGGCAAATATGGCATGGTCAGTGTAGGTTATCGATCCCCAGGAGGGAGTGGCTGCATGGTTGTGACCAGATCTCTGCAAACATGGAAGTGGACGAAGCACACAGAGTGGGCAGCAGGTAAACAGAGGATAGAGATAGAAAAGTGTAAAGtgaaaggcagaaaaaaaagtaagtTAGAAGCTGTTATATTGTGTTTTAATAAGTGTATCTCCATGAGACTGTGAATCTCTCGCCTTTGGGGGGATTCATGTGGAGTGGACACTGCAGGCTAGGTGAGTGACCTTAGCCAGACCACTGATGTGTGTTTACCCATTACACAGGAACCTTGAGTCCCCACTGCTGGATTAtgactcagtgtgtgttgtAGAGTGAAGAGAGAGATGAGAAGGGGACTGTGCTTCAAGTCAtgaaactcttttttttctctgcggTTGGCTGGATTCCCGTTATATGGTCTCCTTCCAAGAAGGCTGTGATAACTGGGGAATACTGGGAAAAGagcttaacacacacacacacacacacacacacacacacacacacacaggaacaatCAGTGAACAATCCCTTATTCATTTGTTGAGTTTTAAGTATTGAAGTTAATCAATCAAACACGTCTATTAACTATACTGGGTATATGCAAATAGGCCTTTTTTTGacagctgctgaaaaaaataaggGAACGCTTAAATCACAAATCAGATCTTGATAAGcgaattattcaagttgaaaatctttactgtataatttgttgagaacaaaatgatgtaacaacGGTCAGCgcaaaccaaaatcatcaacccactgagggctggattcaaaatcacaccgaaAATCAATCCAACTTGTGTGAATCTTATCATTGGCAACTCATGTGTGGCCCCCAtgtgcctgtatgcactcctgACAACGTCTgtgcatgctcctgatgagtcggcAGATGGTATCCTGAGGGATCTCCTCCCCAGACCTGGACCAGGGCAATCTCTAGGACAGTATGTGGCAGTACTTTGAGGCATCAGATGCACCGatacataacgtcccatagATGTCCCATAtaattggatttaggtcaggggaacgagagggccagtcaatggcacctatcagcagtcagggtaccgttggctgtgacatggaggtctgtgcgacCCCCCCAAAGATATGCCTCTCCAGACCACCAGATCACCCACCACCAAACCGGTCACGCTGGATGATGTTGCAGGAAGCATAACATTCACCATGGCGTCTCCTGACTCTTtgacgcctgtcacatgtgctcagtagGAATTTTTTTGAGCCGTGTctaacattaacaatggctgCATTTCATTTAGCTGGTTAAGTTTCGGTGTCCttgtattgtgcatgctggcccATTGTCTTCACTTACTGGAGCATCTCAATGGAACAGAGCCATTGTTTGAGGGGACAGTTCATCCTGAACTTAAAAGACATATAAagtttctttccagaaattatgacccagttactcaagataatccgcagaccttgttgtgagcagtttcatgtaggaactattttctttctaccaaactacactcaCCAACTGCATcgccacacagaaggaagcaagCATCTATTCATGAACGACAGCGGAatgtgtaaacattaatggtgtccacctcagtggtgctaggtgagctagcagtagatgcacacatgcaaagtgatatggttggcgggtacttttttggcactttgagcaccacaagctgagtgccatctagttctattatattggagagaaggcagacatctctacggccgatatcttcaacactccgcaactcacaccaaaacaatctagactgataaatagcactacagggaaAGGTGAAATACATActtttaattttggggtgaactgtccctttaatgcttTTAGTAAAACCTGTGCTTTTCCCattagtcaaaatgtctgctgtgaaaaaaatccattgaGGTAAAACTATTACTGGCAAGAGTGCACTGTACCTTTAAATCCCAACCATCCCAGAGGCCATAATTGTACCAGTTTTTCCCCTCTCTTGACATACATGGTATACGTTTTGATGAATTCATTCAATctgtgaaattattttattcatattccGTTTTCAAATGATCTCTGACTCATATTTCTCATATTTCGAGAGTGCAAAGTCGAGGGAGTGACAAAGCTGGCTGTTTCTGTTCAAACCACTGAGTGTCACTAGTGGGAAAGAGCTCACGCAAGAACGTTAAGAAATCAGCTCCCTGACTGCCAAGAGGACGCTGTTATCAGCCTCTGGTTTACATGTCAGCAACAAACTATCAGGACAgtgtatgtttctgtttttgaaataaaaaaaatcatgagtGCGTGCTGGGATTAATGGTACATATATGAAAACAACAATTACCAAAGATACCAAAAACTACTCATCAGTGGAAACAGGGAAGATATAAAGGTATACAATGAAGGATATTCCTAAAAatacaatgtatagactcatacagaatcATCTGCATTATttcttatgacccactagaagtgtgtggtggtgtatttttctgcagagactctccttctgcctgtattttctgtgtttgggacatttaTGGGCAGGTACCCTCACAGCATTCAGGTGACGTCAGAGCTTTATTAAAACATAGCGACCagatgccagactgtaagcaacAGGCATTCAATAAACCCAGCGCTGAAAAAACGCAAACATAGTGAGGCCAAAtgccaaacaagagtgaatatggggttggcttttactttttctttcgcTGACGAGCATGTTCACAAATAGCGACTGCTTAGTGTACCTTTAAATTAACACTACATGCACAGTGACAGATGTATCAACCAATGGAGCGATGCTTCAAAGAAGTGCGACCACAGTATGTTCTGCTTTCACCAGCTCTCTAAATCAGTTGTGAAATGTGCAAACGAGCCTTTCACTAGAGGATTCACATGGAGGATCAAGGTATCCGCCAACTTTAAACACATGGTTCATATTAAGAACTCTTGATCAACTTGTAATGATTAATAGAAACactgcttaaaaaaaacatgagtcCAGACTAGAGTTGATTTCATTGGGTCATCAGGTTAatactttattttgtttgattgcagcaaagagaaagaaagggagacGGAAAcaagggaggggggggggggggtagaacAGGAAGAATGTGGGGTAAAAGGAGACTACAGACTTTGGGAGAGCTGTGGCTACAAGCCTTTGTATCAAATCTAAAGACAAAGTCATCAGGCAACattaaaacatcttttaaaaataacattaacatattTTGTGGGCTCTATATGGCACAGTATTACCCTAGACATGTACACGATACCAAAACAGTTTAGCCACACCCCTACATCTATGAACAGCTTCATAGCAAACAAAGCCATGAAATCTATCTCCAaatcaaactgtcatttctcaaGAAAAACGTTCATTTGCTATTTAAATTTCTTATGCCATAACAAGGCACCTTAACAGTTGAAATCTGGCAGATCCACATCTTACTATAGATAATTATTTAAATATCAAAGCAGAGGCACATTCATTTAAactaaaacatacagtaaatagTTGTATATTACCACCAGATTCCAGTCCAGTCACTACAATACGTCGATTTGCATGCTTTTGGTCTGTATGATAACCATGATGGCAAACTATGGCATAAGAAATggtccaaaaacacaaacatgtccaTCTACAGGAATGGCTTGAGATATTGTATTGGAGACAGCAAGGCTTTTTTACACTGAAACTTACCCACAGAAAGTGTCaaaggacaaaacaaaacaaaacaaaaaaaaaaaaacaggtggcCCATATACTGCCAAGGGATACGCTGCTCAGGcagatttattttggttttcataTTCGCGTAGTCACTCACTCTCGTACACAAAACACGTACgcctacacacaaaaaaaaaggcttgtAACCACACCCAAGGGGGATGCTAGCGCGCCCCTGCAGTTGGTCACGATGTGTTTAAAACACTCCTGCCTGAACCAAAAGGTGCCCCAGTACCatcgcacatgcacacacgccgAAACGTGTACTTCATTCGGAGGTGGTGCAGTGTGCGAGTGTATGCTTGAGGGAAGAGGG harbors:
- the shbg gene encoding sex hormone-binding globulin is translated as MAVFWKAMAGGLLLTLGLTLPGWGVEGQGNGRGKKEVPGGATVYLGQDRDIWRPLIHTTINLTVISSIKSSFQLRTFDPEGVVFYGDTKNGEDWFILSLKDGLPLMQISRGDILVSVEGGPKINDGKWHILEVSNHDMFVVLEVDGANRLVVGMQSKQTEEVLSGELRLAVGGILINKEKMIVQFEPHMDGCVREGSWLNLSISWEAEAEELWPCYQNVQPGSFFPGTGFAIFNTSVFPFEADHGVKTELWGDFSKMDGTILSIKAPGQELMFSLVANNNTKEVMVTFGEEKISMKDTFKRLVITFETDLLQVLQDEDESKTTTLPISPVSHPGYLTTWREGHLAVGGLLGEDEEDGSQFLTGCLEKIQVQGKDLDLDLAIKHMSISSHSCPA